The genomic interval CAGAAATAGGAGCCGGTGGAGGCTTCGGTGGAGAGGAGGAAATAATCCGGGAAGAGGTGGTGGGTGATGGAGAGCGTGAGGTCAATGGGTGCCAGGAAGTCCAGGTACCAGTGGATGCCGATGCCGCTGATGTAGCTGGCGGCCACGGGGTCTTTGAGCACCTGGTGAGAGAAGGGAGTCACCAGTGCTGGGACACCCGCTGTGGGGCTGCGAAATCTCCCGTGGGGGTGGGAAATCTCCCGTGGGGGTGGGAAATCTCCCGTGGGGGTGGGAAATCTCCCGTGGGGACTCACCACTTGGGCCCAgtagggcagcatcacccgctgGTCGTCCAGGATGATGAGCCGGACGTGGCGGTGGGAGCTGTTGGCCAACGCGGGGCCCAGGTCCTGTGCGATGAAGTCCCGCTGGTGCTCGGGGGAGAAGCCCAGGCACTGGAAGGGGTAGAAGACGATCTCGCCGGCCGTGGGCTCGTTCCCCGCCGTCACCGCCCAGAAGGTCAGGTTGTATTTGGCGTATTCATCCAGGAACCTGCGCACAGGCACAAGATGGTGAACAGCCCCATAGCACCAGCCCTGGGCACGGCGACCCCGGCGCCCACCACGCTCCCATGGCTCCTCACCGAATGAAATACTTGGCCCAAGCCCGGTggtacttgtccccagggctgccctTCAGCGTCCCCCTCCCTGTCATGGCGCCGTTTGTCTTCATCCACACCGGGGATGTCCAGGGGCTGGCGTACAGTGACAGTGGCCGCTTGGCCATCGCCTGGGCTGCCTGGAGGatggggatctggggacaagcAGGATGGCAGTGAGCTCGGCGGGTCTGCCACAGTGTTGGCAGCACAGGACGAGTCCTCTCCCTCCCCATCATCGGGAAGATgcttccccatcccatcccatcccatcccatcccatcccatcccatcccatcccatcccatcccatcccatcccatcccatcccatcccctggTGCTCACCTTCATCCTCGTGTCCTCCTCTGTCAGGTTGAAATGCTTCAGCTCAAAGTCGCCCACGGCGTCAGCGTAGGTGTAAAGGCGGACGGAGAAGTCGGTGCTGGCCATGGGGACGCGCACAAGGTTGTACTCGATGCCTGGGGACAGGACAGGTGGTCATGGGCACCCGTGCAGGTCCCCCCCGTCTCCCAGCAGCCTCCCAGCCCCTCGGCACAAGACTCAGCAGCCAGACCCCAATCAGGGGGGCTGGACAGACCGACCCCTTCACCCAGCAGCATCTCACCTTCCTCGGAGAAGTAGGAGCGGAGCAGGTGGTTCTGGGCATCCTTGGACAGGGACTGGATGTTGATGGCGGCCGAGTCGGTGACGGAGCCGCCAAAGCCCTTCACCTTCTGGTAGCGCTGCGCCGTGTTCAGAGTGAGGTGGAAATCTGCAGGGGACAAGCAGCGTCGCAGCCGCCGCGCGGGGACGGCGTCTGTCCCGCGGCACACGGTGGGCGCCGGGCGCGGCCGTACCTGGGGTCTCGGCGTTTTGCCGGAAGCTCCCCTGGCTGCGCTCCAGCCGCTTGCCCGCCTTGCTGCTCTCGTACTTGACGTAGGCGCCCGGGGCCGGCAGCACCACGGGGTCCAGCGTGTCGCAGTACGTGGCGCTGCAGGCGCACACCTGCGAGCCGTGACCAAAGTCCTTGGCGTTGCAGGGACGGCCACCTGTGGCACAAGGAGACACCGGGCAGGCACAGAGGGCCATGGCAGGCACTCGGCTCACCCTCTCCACCCATCATGGCCACCAAACCCGTGGCTTTGTTGCCCCGAACTGCTGAGCTCAGCTTGGGGATGTGGCACCGGCACTTACCCGCTGCCTGCGCCACCGCCCGCGCCAGCAGGAGCCAGCGCAGGACGCCGGCACACCCAGGCCTCATGGCAGCTCTGCTGTGGCACAGCTCGGCTCAGACGGGTGCCGACGGCAAACACCGGGGCTGGGAACAGAGCAGCGGGTGTCAGCAACCGGCTCCTCTCGCCCTGTCCCAGCGCCGCAAAGGGACAGGGACTCAGCGCAGGGACAGCCCTGGCGCCCCCCGCCTTGGGGAGCACCAGCACCCCCGGCCACCCCGGCTGGTCCCCGCAGTCCCAGCGCAGCACTCACCCTCCCTCCCGCCCCGTCGGTGCCCATGGGTGTTCCTGGCCGCATCCCAGCTGGGGTGCACCTCCCCAGGCGTGTGCCGCCCCGGCATCCCCGGCCACCCACGCCGGCTGCACCCGGCAGCTCAGTTCACTCCATCATCTCCCTCccactccttctccctccttgctCATCCCATGGCTGCGTCACGCCACGCCGTACCGTGCCACCACATGTCCCCAGTGCCTCCTGAGCTGCCACCGGCGCAAACAGCTCCACACCCCAAACCCGTGAGTGTGACAGCCAGAACGACTTGGGGGTCCAGCCTCTGCCACAGAGGGTCCCGCGTTCCCCTGCTCGCTGTGGGTGCTCCCACCCTTCCCCATCACTCCCATGATGCTGCACAAGGAGCTTCTCAACCAGAGGCCCGGGAAGTGCCACCTCCGCACCGTGGGACCGCGACGCCAGGCTGCTGTCCCCGGGGAGGCAAGGGGGGGACAGATCCAAGTCGCTGCTCCCATGCGGGATGGGGACCAGGCAGCGGGACAACCTGCACCCATCCCTGCCCATGCGCGATGCCCGCCCAGCGCCGCGGGCACAGCCTCAGCACCGTCCCACCGCCTGGGGACCGTCCCCATGGATGGATGAGGCCGCTTCGGACGCAGGGTACTCACCTGCTGCCAGAAATCCCTCTCGCCACGGCTCTGCCGGCAGTGTGGCGGCAGGACCTGCTTTCCGGCCACGCAGGGAGGAGGCGACAGCGGCCGGTGGAGCAGGAAAGGTGAGTCCGGGAGGTGCCGGCTCATGGGACTCGGTGCATTTGAAGAGGAGCCCGGGGATGATTTTGCAAGCTCTCTCCGATGAGAACTTTCACCACCCACCGCAGTTTGCAAAGCTCTGCTTGAACCAGTCCCAGCGGCCAGAGGGAAGCCAGGGGGGTCGCAAGATGCCCCCCAGCTCCCCACGTCGCTCGCGTCCCGCTTGCGGCTGCGCCAACCACTTCCCGGCGTGGGCAGAGGGACCGCGGGGAACCCCGTGAGCTGCCAGCGTGGTGGGGACAGCGTCACCCCACTCCTGCCACCCCGCTGAGAAGGCAATGGGCTCAGGTGCTGCTCGCCGGGGTCCCGCTCGCCCCCGccatggggctgtgccccccatgcCCGCAGGGAGGTTGGGTGGAGCGGGCTGCAGCACTTttatcacctgcaaaacaagtcTGGGCTCCACACCTTCTAATTTGGGAGCTTTCCTAATTGCAGGCACCTGCCTGGCAGGGGAAAGGAGGGGTTGGAGCCGTGGGAGAGGTGGGGTCTGCCCAACCTGGCCATGGGGTCCCCCTGACACCGCTTGGGAGGGTGACCCTCACCTGGGGACCACAAGGACccccagcacaggctgcagggggacaacaTGGACAATTCCTCCAGCCTCCCCTGAACCCCTCGCCCTCAGCACCAGGGATGCTGCATCCCTCGCTTTCCCCATCGGCGCTTTGGCACAGAGGAGGTACCAGCCCCACGGCAGATGCGCATCAGGTGGCAGAGGGGCCACGCTGAACCATTTCCCCGCATCCCTGAGCACCACTGAACATCCGGGGGTGCGGAGCTCTGGGCGCGCACACAGAGCTTTGATGTATTTTGGGAAGCGCAGGCAGCCCAGCGCTACCCAGGAACATCTATAAAAGCAGCGGATGGGGAGATGTTCTCCACCAACAAGGCTGAGAGGAGCCCGGTGCCGCCCTCACGCTGCACTCCCAGCAAACAGCTGTTAAACCtcttttttccctgatttttttaggtttttttcccccgACATCAGCAACTCCGCAGCTCCCACAGAAGCGGAGTTTGCCAAGGAGCGCTCTGGCTTTCTCATTCCAGCACTTCAAAGATGCTGGTAACGTTCCCAAAGGCTGGAGCGAGCAAATACTGTAACTGGTATTTAAGGAGAGCAAACAGGCTGGTCAGGTAATTGCGGGCTGGGAGCTCCATGTCGGTCACGGCCGTGATAGAGGGGACTCTGTCTGGAGGCCACACCGGCTCAGGGTGGCTGGACGTGAGCTCCGAGAGACGGCATCAATGTAATTTGGCCTGTGACGTTCGGTGGATGGGGACATTGATAGAATCACTCTCCATTTTCCACAGTGTCCGCCCTGGTGCCGCAGGACGTTTTGattgaaaaaaatacaagatATAAACCAAAAAAAGAATAAGAGTAGGCTCGGGAAAGCCAACAGCACATCTGAAACGAATCAAGAGCTGGCGAGCGGCGCGGGCTCCAGCTGCAGCGATAAACAAGGCGGCCACATGCCGGCCACGGGGCCGGAGCCCTTCGGGGCACCCCTCGCCCTTCGCCGAGGAAAACCGAGCCATTCCGAGCGTAAAGGAAACGCTGATGGGGACGGCGCATTCCGGAGGGAGCGCGTCACGGCTTTACTTGGCGCCTGAGCCACACGCGAAGGTTGTGGTGGAGCCACGTGTGGAAGTGTGGTCCGGGAGATGGAGCGGCgggaggtttggggggctggagggttttggggggatggggaggagggtgGGAAGCACCAACACGTCAGCCATGGGGAGAGCCCAGGGTCAGGAGCACCCGCAGCCCCTGGTGCTGGGGGGATCCCTCCTGCACCAGATCACCACCCTCTCCCATCATTGAAGGATGCTGGAAAGGGCGGGGGGAATAACTGGCCCCCGGAGACCCCCCAACCGCGCCGTGCTGTCCCCAACCCTGCCCGGTGTCACTGCTGCCGCCACAGGTACGTCTGGATGGAGTTTGCTGGAGAAATGGCCTCGATGACACCAACGCTGGGGTCGCAGATCCCGAATGGCACATCCCAGCTGGACCTGGGGAGCGAGAGGGGCTGAGCGGGCTGTGGgcagtgtcccccccacccaggcCGTCCCCTGACCTGTTGAGGACCACGAGGACGACGGCGCCGTCGGGGCGCAGGAAAGCCACGCGCTCCAGCGGGCAGGAGGGGTTTTGGTGGATGCTGCGCAGCCCCACGCGCCGGGAGCCCTCGGGGATGAATTTGCTGCGGGGAGAGGAACAGAGAGGGATTGTGACCCCCGTCCCAGGCTGGTGACAGCCCCTGAGCCCCCCCATTCCACCTGTGACCCACCTGAAGTGCCCCAAGTGGTAGAACATGGGCTGCTTATAGAAAACGTCCTTGCTGCTGTCCACGATGACGGGGCTGTCCACGTAGTTCTTGACCCAGTTGGGGCCACCCTGCAGGTCCAGGGCCAGGTTCCAGTCGGTCCAGCCGGTCACAAAGTGGTTCAGGACCTGGGCaggtggggaaggggctgagcgGGGCTGGGCTGAGCGCCCAGGCGCGGGCGGGCAGTGCGGGGGCTGTACCGTCAGGATGCTGTGGCTGTACCGTCAGGATGCTGTGGCTGTAGCGCTCCCCTCGCTCCCAGCAGCCCAGGGCCACGGAGAACTGGCGGCTGAGGAAGCCGTTGCAGGCCTCGGTGTAGAGGAGAAAATGGTCGGGGAAGAGTTTGTGGGTGacccccaggctgcaggtggCCGAGACGATGCCATCGAGGTACCAGTGAACCGCCACGCCGGCGACGTAGCCGGCAGCGGTGCTGTTACCCAGGACCTGATGGGGAGGAGACACCTCGCATCGGGGACACCAGCGCCCTGAGCCCCGTGGGGACGGACACACAGACCCCACGCACACCCCGGGGCCACTtacatccccctttgtcccctcctGCGGGCACCGCACGCACGCATCCCCCTCCATTCAGTGCCCCAAGCAACAAGCCACGAGCAGCACCCCAACATGGCTCCAGCACCCTGCTGGGCACAGAGCAACGGGTGCAGGGGCGATGTGCCCCTTGGTGGGCACCTCACCCCCATTTCTGACCGGTCACCCCTTTGCATCCCCCCCAGGGGCTGGTCTTGCACCTGTCTTGTCCCCGGGTGCTGCCGATTTGGGGTGACAGAGGGACACGCTGCAccctcccagcagctccagcctcgcTCGAGCCAGGAGCATCTTTATGTCCTTTTAGCTGGCAGGTTAATTCCACAAACAGCTCTTTGGCACCATGATGGGGAAGCCAAATCAGCCGAAACTCTAcctggagaaggagctggggcAGCAGTGCCTGTCGGTGCCACACCGTGGGCATCTGGGACACGGATGCCACCTCCTGTCCCTGCTTCAGCCAGGCATACGCGGAGGCGGTGCTACCAAAtcagccagcccagctccctctCTGCTAGACCTGGTTTAACTCCGGCTCTATCtagggctgggagcagctgctggtttaATCTTCAGCGCAAACCCAAGGGTTTAGTGGGACAGGGAGCGGAGGGAGAGGGATGAGCTGGGCAGGGCGATGGGTTTCGCTCCTCACCGTCTCAGCCCATTGCGGGAGGTGCGTGCGCTGGTCGTCCAGGATGAGCAGCCGGGTGCGGTGGGGGCTGCGGGCCAACGCGGGCCCCAAGTCGTGGACGATGAAGTCCCGCTGCTGCTCGGCGGTGAAGGAGATGGTGGGGAACTGGGGGAAGGTGGGGTTCCTGGCGCGGGGCTCGTTCTGCACCGTCACCGCCCAGAAGCTCACGTTGTGTTTGGCGTATTCGTCCAGAAACCTGGTGCGGGAAAGGTGGGGAGCGGCGTCAGCCACCCCCGTCTGCCCCAACCTCAGCCCCTTGTGGTCCTCGAGCATCCCAGCCCCAGGGGACAGTACTTGATGAAGTAGTTGGCCCAGGTCTTGTGACACTTGTCCCCTGCCCGTCCCCTCAGCGTGCCCGTCCCACGGACGTCCCTGTTGCTCTTGATCCATGCTGGAGCGGTCCAGGGACTCGCGTACAGCGCCAGCGGCCGCCTGCTCATGGCCGAGGCTCGGTGCAGGAGGGGGAtctgcaggagggggcagagGGTCCGTCTCAGCCCCCCAAAACCATGGCACCCAGGGCAGGAAGAAGGGGGAGCACTCAATGGGCCCCCTGCAAGCACCAACCACGTGTCCCCAGCTCCACGTTCTGCCAGTACCAactgggatgtgctgggacacGTCCCAAAGGAGGTGCTGCTCCCACGGGCTGTCCCCACGCACACTCCCACCCTGGTCACGGGGGTCCCGGCACGTGCGGGAGCTCCAGCAAGAGAGGTGACAGGGACCTATGGCTTCCCCACCTTCATCTTCACGTCCTCCTCCGCCAGGCTGAAGTGCTTCAGCTCGTAGTCATAGGGGACATCGTCGTAGCTGTAGGGGCGCACGGAGAAGTCACTGCAAGCCATGGGGAGCCGGACCAGGTTGTACTCGATCCCTGCGGAGCAGCAAAAGCATCAGGAGCAGGTGCTGGGGTGACCGGTGTCCCTGGAGCGGGGGTGGGTGCAGCTGCTTCCCAGGACCCCGTGAGCACCCCTTGTCACCCTCGGCGCTCACCGTACTCGGAGAAGTAGGAGCACAGCAGATTGTCCTGGGCTGGCTGGGACAGCCCCAGGATGTTCAGTGCAGCGGCGTCAGAAAGGGACCCACCGAAACCCTTCACACGCTGGTACAGCACGGAGACATCGAGCATCAGCAGCAGCCCTGCGATAGAGACCgcggctcagcccacagcaccggGGGGTTCCGCGGTGGCCCCAGCGCCCGCCGCGGGTACCTGGGGCGCGCAGGCTGTGCTGGAAGCTCCCCTGGCTGCGCTCCAGCCGCTTGCCCGCCTTGCTGCTCTCGTACTTGATGTAGGTGCCCGCGGCCGGCAGCACCACGGGGTCCAGCGTGTCGCAGTACGTGGCGTTGCAGACGCACACCATGGCATCGCGCCCGAAgtgtttggggctgcagggccggGCGCCTGGGGGGGCACGGGCAGGGTGGGGGCGGCCGCTGCTCTGGGACGTGTCCCTGCCAGGGCTGTCCTGCCGCTGCCCCCACGCTCCGCACCCCATCACCGCCCGCGCACCCCGGCTCCTGCGCCTGCCCCAGGGTCCCCCGGCCACGCTGTCCCATCGCcacccccgcggtgtccccgtgcTCACCTGCggcacagggcagcagcagcagcagccagcccagggcaccagcagcacccatggcCCCTCCGTGCGCTCCCCGGCTCCGGTGGTTTCTGGGGAGCAGAGCATGCGAGCgtgggcacccccagcccacgCAGATATGGGTGCAGGAGGGGGTGGCGGCGCAGGCTGTGCTCCCCAGCTGGATCAGCGCtgtctcctcttcccctgcttct from Patagioenas fasciata isolate bPatFas1 chromosome 30, bPatFas1.hap1, whole genome shotgun sequence carries:
- the LOC136112951 gene encoding lysosomal acid glucosylceramidase-like, which translates into the protein MRPGCAGVLRWLLLARAVAQAAGGRPCNAKDFGHGSQVCACSATYCDTLDPVVLPAPGAYVKYESSKAGKRLERSQGSFRQNAETPDFHLTLNTAQRYQKVKGFGGSVTDSAAINIQSLSKDAQNHLLRSYFSEEGIEYNLVRVPMASTDFSVRLYTYADAVGDFELKHFNLTEEDTRMKIPILQAAQAMAKRPLSLYASPWTSPVWMKTNGAMTGRGTLKGSPGDKYHRAWAKYFIRFLDEYAKYNLTFWAVTAGNEPTAGEIVFYPFQCLGFSPEHQRDFIAQDLGPALANSSHRHVRLIILDDQRVMLPYWAQVVLKDPVAASYISGIGIHWYLDFLAPIDLTLSITHHLFPDYFLLSTEASTGSYFWEPRVVLGDWDRGSKYSHSILTNLNNYVTGWTDWNLALDLEGGPNWSKNYVDSPVIVDSSKDVFYKQPMFYHLGHFSKFIPEGSQRVGLSVSKKCRWCNLEHSAFLRPDGAVVLVVLNRSPADVSFGISDPRVGFIEATAPSDSIQTFLWQQPA
- the LOC136112946 gene encoding lysosomal acid glucosylceramidase-like isoform X1, encoding MGCGAWGQRQDSPGRDTSQSSGRPHPARAPPGARPCSPKHFGRDAMVCVCNATYCDTLDPVVLPAAGTYIKYESSKAGKRLERSQGSFQHSLRAPGLLLMLDVSVLYQRVKGFGGSLSDAAALNILGLSQPAQDNLLCSYFSEYGIEYNLVRLPMACSDFSVRPYSYDDVPYDYELKHFSLAEEDVKMKIPLLHRASAMSRRPLALYASPWTAPAWIKSNRDVRGTGTLRGRAGDKCHKTWANYFIKFLDEYAKHNVSFWAVTVQNEPRARNPTFPQFPTISFTAEQQRDFIVHDLGPALARSPHRTRLLILDDQRTHLPQWAETVLGNSTAAGYVAGVAVHWYLDGIVSATCSLGVTHKLFPDHFLLYTEACNGFLSRQFSVALGCWERGERYSHSILTVLNHFVTGWTDWNLALDLQGGPNWVKNYVDSPVIVDSSKDVFYKQPMFYHLGHFSKFIPEGSRRVGLRSIHQNPSCPLERVAFLRPDGAVVLVVLNRSGDGLGGGDTAHSPLSPSRSPGPAGMCHSGSATPALVSSRPFLQQTPSRRTCGGSSDTGQGWGQHGAVGGSPGASYSPRPFQHPSMMGEGGDLVQEGSPQHQGLRVLLTLGSPHG
- the LOC136112946 gene encoding lysosomal acid glucosylceramidase-like isoform X2, which gives rise to MGAAGALGWLLLLLPCAAGARPCSPKHFGRDAMVCVCNATYCDTLDPVVLPAAGTYIKYESSKAGKRLERSQGSFQHSLRAPGLLLMLDVSVLYQRVKGFGGSLSDAAALNILGLSQPAQDNLLCSYFSEYGIEYNLVRLPMACSDFSVRPYSYDDVPYDYELKHFSLAEEDVKMKIPLLHRASAMSRRPLALYASPWTAPAWIKSNRDVRGTGTLRGRAGDKCHKTWANYFIKFLDEYAKHNVSFWAVTVQNEPRARNPTFPQFPTISFTAEQQRDFIVHDLGPALARSPHRTRLLILDDQRTHLPQWAETVLGNSTAAGYVAGVAVHWYLDGIVSATCSLGVTHKLFPDHFLLYTEACNGFLSRQFSVALGCWERGERYSHSILTVLNHFVTGWTDWNLALDLQGGPNWVKNYVDSPVIVDSSKDVFYKQPMFYHLGHFSKFIPEGSRRVGLRSIHQNPSCPLERVAFLRPDGAVVLVVLNRSGDGLGGGDTAHSPLSPSRSPGPAGMCHSGSATPALVSSRPFLQQTPSRRTCGGSSDTGQGWGQHGAVGGSPGASYSPRPFQHPSMMGEGGDLVQEGSPQHQGLRVLLTLGSPHG
- the LOC136112946 gene encoding lysosomal acid glucosylceramidase-like isoform X5; the protein is MGAAGALGWLLLLLPCAAGARPCSPKHFGRDAMVCVCNATYCDTLDPVVLPAAGTYIKYESSKAGKRLERSQGSFQHSLRAPGLLLMLDVSVLYQRVKGFGGSLSDAAALNILGLSQPAQDNLLCSYFSEYGIEYNLVRLPMACSDFSVRPYSYDDVPYDYELKHFSLAEEDVKMKIPLLHRASAMSRRPLALYASPWTAPAWIKSNRDVRGTGTLRGRAGDKCHKTWANYFIKFLDEYAKHNVSFWAVTVQNEPRARNPTFPQFPTISFTAEQQRDFIVHDLGPALARSPHRTRLLILDDQRTHLPQWAETVLGNSTAAGYVAGVAVHWYLDGIVSATCSLGVTHKLFPDHFLLYTEACNGFLSRQFSVALGCWERGERYSHSILTVLNHFVTGWTDWNLALDLQGGPNWVKNYVDSPVIVDSSKDVFYKQPMFYHLGHFSKFIPEGSRRVGLRSIHQNPSCPLERVAFLRPDGAVVLVVLNRSSWDVPFGICDPSVGVIEAISPANSIQTYLWRQQ
- the LOC136112946 gene encoding lysosomal acid glucosylceramidase-like isoform X3; its protein translation is MGCGAWGQRQDSPGRDTSQSSGRPHPARAPPGARPCSPKHFGRDAMVCVCNATYCDTLDPVVLPAAGTYIKYESSKAGKRLERSQGSFQHSLRAPGLLLMLDVSVLYQRVKGFGGSLSDAAALNILGLSQPAQDNLLCSYFSEYGIEYNLVRLPMACSDFSVRPYSYDDVPYDYELKHFSLAEEDVKMKIPLLHRASAMSRRPLALYASPWTAPAWIKSNRDVRGTGTLRGRAGDKCHKTWANYFIKFLDEYAKHNVSFWAVTVQNEPRARNPTFPQFPTISFTAEQQRDFIVHDLGPALARSPHRTRLLILDDQRTHLPQWAETVLGNSTAAGYVAGVAVHWYLDGIVSATCSLGVTHKLFPDHFLLYTEACNGFLSRQFSVALGCWERGERYSHSILTVLNHFVTGWTDWNLALDLQGGPNWVKNYVDSPVIVDSSKDVFYKQPMFYHLGHFSKFIPEGSRRVGLRSIHQNPSCPLERVAFLRPDGAVVLVVLNRSSWDVPFGICDPSVGVIEAISPANSIQTYLWRQQ
- the LOC136112946 gene encoding lysosomal acid glucosylceramidase-like isoform X4, translating into MGCGAWGQRQDSPGRDTSQSSGRPHPARAPPGARPCSPKHFGRDAMVCVCNATYCDTLDPVVLPAAGTYIKYESSKAGKRLERSQGSFQHSLRAPGLLLMLDVSVLYQRVKGFGGSLSDAAALNILGLSQPAQDNLLCSYFSEYGIEYNLVRLPMACSDFSVRPYSYDDVPYDYELKHFSLAEEDVKMKIPLLHRASAMSRRPLALYASPWTAPAWIKSNRDVRGTGTLRGRAGDKCHKTWANYFIKFLDEYAKHNVSFWAVTVQNEPRARNPTFPQFPTISFTAEQQRDFIVHDLGPALARSPHRTRLLILDDQRTHLPQWAETVLGNSTAAGYVAGVAVHWYLDGIVSATCSLGVTHKLFPDHFLLYTEACNGFLSRQFSVALGCWERGERYSHSILTVQPQHPDGPEPLCDRLDRLEPGPGPAGWPQLGQELRGQPRHRGQQQGRFL